In Archocentrus centrarchus isolate MPI-CPG fArcCen1 chromosome 16, fArcCen1, whole genome shotgun sequence, a single window of DNA contains:
- the cicb gene encoding protein capicua homolog isoform X6 has protein sequence MRPLKKHRGRSPPLTRGRGGRRRGGSQPPQEKDPKRVKRETLVKTTQNTPSKRKHSLPTAANSDKEPITNSNTPTREEPTELSKPVESAEKDGKQTEEKTEKEKIGSANGNSTMPTDSVASPTSAPAPLTTATPAIATSHSPSLGSVSSRKTATFKARVPKKKYTYEHFASNASATSAIPTSSPALVHNSYCNINSKVSDNVNTPNNHFKTSNNVSNSINKSTNSNTTSGINMTSNSCAGSHNSFINSSNSRSNSCSGNQPSVLTVDIKAIEVNHFVSMEDRTLRTADSQEGESQSGEHESEGAPNSVRSSSTDTASEHSADLDVMEAPGPGLHQKNYHIPAPLHNSHPKEPNLSEGLAEALAKGMKNQRVLARCVANGIEAANGGRSCPPSHVFRPGVVRRVSVGAVEVQLQGEETLVKYPFHGGSIMTLSGTESTVDFILDAPPPGMTPVAVGTQVCVPFGGEEGDPLLYREGIVTEVDPHPGVSFPYQVLLREEKETPGGGAIEEKEKRNANSQAVWVSRQSLRLLTPPWEVSHLDGGRAKEREREREREERQRREEMEVEREVCQLSIGMGVLGGGGRIGHGFSHDGVIGGHNYGNVHPPTHSSTVTSSVVTSTGHGCGDNYSDQERQKQPNTPEEDVEVSRFNMGHTVGHKPNPATSQHSNILSKSSGYPPSSPHLSVVRSLGPPHLSTVASPQPIPSPALLGSEMNNATLNLPPSKTTPTQTPTPTSGGGSSSTSSRSRTPLSLAQQKYKKGDVVCTPNGIRKKFNGKQWRRLCSREGCMKESQRRGYCSRHLSMRTKEMEAAGGERGGGGGGSSSGTVTPSDLRGRASSEFEWDDTSRESSEASSRGDSRPRLVLPSLLPHDLSSRFDFDECEAATMLVSLGSSRSGTPSFSPISNQSPFSPAPSPSPSPLFGFRPANFSPITASPVLQHRRHRQPSGTGGGGGGGNKTSTPAGGGERERHTSGVQPTFHNNLTFTVPMSPSKRKPDAPPPPPLPSHHHDYTPKTELEPGDHNNSFRVLSPQTPVSHSHTHTPTFSRPRGVTTPSSSRPPSSTAVSPPPLLVSPTPPSPLTTDGGPRRVVPVSQQALRDSPVIVRNPEVPLAKFTECPLGRGGGGGGGGNEGGKESTSSKDITQTHLTPQPVSGLQVPVPINAAAATVPNGTVLLRSPAQTLVLVSPTPSSLPTADTTANPLQALSVTVSTTLTAPAPSSTDSCGEQEENRGTGFGGEVQQPVPCHPSPTALLPLILPAESLHPVPRKDIIMGRPGTVWTNVEPRSVPVFPWHSLVPFLAPTQSDATSQPGEGQHPVNHPQAASLKTECQGVAALPQEPAEAPPTVERGPPSRPPPASDEPPPEKEKGDTERERPDSETESDVDDPFLPGVVPEQPLSTSPVKRRTQSLSALPKDGDKSSPGKREKDHIRRPMNAFMIFSKRHRALVHQRHPNQDNRTVSKILGEWWYALGPKEKQKYHDLAFQVKEAHFKAHPDWKWCNKDRKKSSSDSRGVPGSKDIRERSMSESTEPHSVELKGVGTGLVGVSERSTGEGHASQLTRPRAFSQSAVHSLERSDRGNTQALAELAQMCGDGGNQFSSHAPPLAQSQRGVSEDMTSDEERMVICEEEGDDDVIEDPYPSSAIDLKCKERVTDSDSENGSGDESDRKRVFAPVICSSASSSSSHHTPHGRSVSLSSYPTSKRYDEGRSGGGGFSDHRRKERGEGEGKNTFGGEEGGNGQAPSLSLASGQSVMSTSPAGGPPSSSVSSLGANPLLRVASTVVTNVMRPVISTPLPIASKPRDGGTSSSPHPSERKSLAPQHQPQLLIGSGSGSGATATGGGYYSSSSPNPIGAGVGPGGVVTNLVLGGTLPPQPSVQLITPSPQPQPSQQQALPPTAVSAQHSQTNGPLPLPLLQPQFLPASSLAPPGSKAITQVQYILPTLPANTNPKSPPQQLSQPTSVFNLPTAPPTHVSLANGKQQGGSPLAGYTSSPAVGVVSPGTRVQAQSPALQGKMLVPMATVRTAPAPAQQFPIVAPPLPVQNGAQSGSKIFQLAHMPVVQSQLPQGGAIHPASPFPVTVGTAAVVAPGSAPSQAVLLPPAPTRITYVQSTPGVPSTLPLVSTTTGSSPSQQALPVPGSAYVPSPHVTLGFTAIAPPGQTLVQPLIAGSTPGTPKLTLLPVRIPQKVKATVATIPVGSYEGGGRGKERERDKDREREREREKEREREAAANSHFAFDPEPAGQTASPSAHPTEEPASSDRPLEGSSASDSSDSRNKESTTTKEAGWKESLPSSPLPPPSATEPALPPPQTDKDCPTPKKVKARPPPLKKTFDSVDKTGRVLSEVYFEERFAELPEFRPEEVLPSPTLQSLATSPRAILGSYRRKRKNSTDLDSATDEQISPKRKSRRRSSCSSEPNTPKSAAKCEGDIFTFDRAVSFPAPDGEDILTELEFDKVPYTSLRRTLDQRRALVMQLFQEQGFFPSAQATAAFQTRYSDIFPTKVCLQLKIREVRQKIMQTATPSDASGLGISDSASSIPGPSGSQSGEGSGRAGGDPQDEEAEHGTEASLEDPRDSQDSSR, from the exons CACAAAACACACCCTCCAAACGCAAACACAGCCTACCCACAGCCGCCAACTCTGACAAAGAACCAATCACAAACAGCAATACCCCCACGAGGGAGGAGCCTACTGAACTGAGTAAACCTGTGGAATCAGCTGAGAAGGATGGAAAGCAAACTgaagaaaagacagagaaagagaagataGGGAGCGCAAATGGAAACAGTACTATGCCCACCGATTCTGTAGCATCTCCTACCTCTGCCCCTGCGCCACTCACCACAGCTACACCCGCTATAGCCACCAGTCACAGCCCCAGTTTAGGCTCAGTTTCTAGTAGGAAAACAGCCACATTTAAGGCTCGTGTACCcaagaaaaaatacacatatgAGCACTTTGCTAGCAATGCAAGTGCTACATCTGCCATTCCTACCTCTAGCCCTGCTCTCGTGCATAACAGTTACTGCAATATCAACAGCAAAGTTAGTGATAATGTTAATACTCCCAATAACCATTTCAAGACTAGTAACAATGTTAGTAATAGCATTAATAAAAGCACTAATAGTAACACTACAAGTGGTATTAATATGACTAGCAACAGTTGTGCTGGGAGCCATAATAGTTTTATCAATAGCAGTAATAGCAGAAGTAACAGTTGCTCAGGTAATCAACCATCAGTGCTAACTGTGGACATTAAAGCTATAGAAGTAAATCATTTTGTCTCCATGGAGGATCGAACCCTCAGGACAGCAGATTCCCAGGAAGGAGAGTCCCAGTCTGGGGAACATGAGTCGGAGGGGGCCCCTAACTCAGTGCGCTCCTCCTCCACCGACACAGCTAGTGAGCACTCAGCTGACCTGGATGTGATGGAAGCACCAGGACCAGGTCTTCATCAGAAGAACTACCACATCCCAGCTCCTCTCCATAACTCGCACCCTAAAGAGCCCAATCTGTCCGAGGGACTAGCCGAAGCTCTGGCCAAAGGTATGAAGAACCAGAGAGTTCTGGCTCGCTGTGTTGCGAATGGTATTGAGGCTGCAAATGGTGGACGTTCATGCCCCCCATCACATGTGTTTAGACCAGGGGTGGTGCGTAGGGTGAGTGTGGGTGCTGTCGAAGTCCAGCTTCAAGGAGAGGAGACCCTTGTAAAATACCCTTTTCATGGTGGAAGCATAATGACGTTGTCAGGAACTGAGAGCACTGTGGATTTTATTTTGGATGCCCCCCCACCCGGCATGACACCTGTAGCTGTTGGGACCCAAGTGTGTGTGCCGTTTGGTGGAGAGGAAGGGGATCCTCTGCTGTACAGAGAGGGGATTGTTACTGAGGTGGACCCCCACCCTGGTGTCTCATTTCCTTACCAGGTGCTGCtgagggaagaaaaagaaactccAGGTGGAGGGGCgatagaagagaaagagaaaaggaatgCAAACAGCCAGGCTGTGTGGGTGTCCCGACAGAGCCTGAGATTACTCACCCCTCCTTGGGAGGTCTCACATTTAGATGGTGGGAGAGCAAAGGAGAGAGAGCGGGAGAGGGAAAGGGAAGAGAGGCAGCGGCGGGAGGAGATGGAGGTCGAGAGAGAAGTTTGCCAGCTCAGTATTGGAATGGGGgtactgggaggtggaggaaGGATTGGTCATGGTTTTTCGCATGACGGAGTTATAGGAGGGCATAACTATGGAAACgtacatccacccacccattcCTCCACTGTGACTTCTAGTGTGGTTACCAGCACAGGTCACGGATGCGGAGATAATTACTCTGACcaagaaagacagaaacagcCAAACACACCAGAAGAAGATGTTGAGGTATCTCGTTTTAACATGGGCCACACTGTTGGTCATAAACCAAATCCTGCGACCTCTCAGCACAGCAACATCCTCTCCAAGTCCAGCGGCTACCCTCCCTCTTCCCCCCACCTCTCTGTGGTGAGGAGCTTGGGACCCCCACACCTTTCTACTGTAGCTAGTCCTCAGCCAATCCCATCTCCTGCCTTACTGGGGTCTGAAATGAACAACGCCACTTTAAACCTACCTCCATCCAAAACCACTCCCACACAGACACCTACTCCCACTTCTGGTGGGGGGTCCTCCTCTACTTCCTCACGCTCCAGGACTCCCCTTTCATTGGCTCAGCAGAAATACAAAAAGGGCGATGTTGTTTGCACGCCTAATGGTATCCGTAAGAAGTTCAACGGTAAGCAGTGGAGGAGGCTGTGCTCCAGAGAGGGTTGCATGAAGGAGTCTCAGCGCCGAGGATACTGCTCCAGACACTTGTCCATGAGGACCAAAGAGATGGAGGCTGCAGGtggagagaggggaggaggaggaggaggcagcagCTCAGGGACAGTCACCCCTTCTGACCTGCGGGGAAGAGCAAGCAGTGAGTTTGAGTGGGACGACACATCCAGAGAGAGCAGTGAggccagcagcagaggagactCCAGACCCCGATTGGTCCTCCCTTCCCTCCTCCCTCATGACCTGTCGTCACGGTTTGACTTTGATGAGTGTGAGGCTGCCACCATGCTTGTGTCATTAGGGAGCTCCCGCTCTGGCACCCCCTCCTTTTCTCCCATCTCCAACCAGTCACCCTTTTCCCCTGCCCCCTCTCCCTCACCCTCTCCACTGTTCGGTTTCAGGCCGGCCAACTTCTCCCCAATTACTGCCTCCCCGGTCCTACAACATCGGAGGCACAGGCAGCCCAGTGGcacagggggaggagggggagggggcaATAAGACATCAAccccagctggaggaggagaaagggagAGACACACTTCAGGCGTCCAGCCCACCTTCCACAATAACCTCACTTTTACAGTCCCCATGAGCCCCAGCAAGCGAAAGCCGGATGCACCTCCTCCACCACCCCTGCCCTCACATCACCACGATTACACACCCAAAACAGAGCTGGAGCCGGGAGATCATAACAACTCTTTTAGAGTGTTGTCCCCCCAAACGCCAGTTTCacattcccacacacacacccccaccttCTCCCGACCCAGAGGAGTGACCACTCCCTCCTCCAGCAGGCCCCCATCCTCCACTGCtgtctcccctcctcctcttctggtGTCCCcaactcctccttctcctctcacTACCGATGGAGGGCCTCGTCGTGTGGTCCCTGTTTCCCAACAGGCCTTGCGGGACTCTCCTGTCATTGTAAGGAATCCCGAAGTCCCACTGGCAAAATTTACAGAGTGTCCCttgggaagaggaggaggaggaggtggcggTGGAAACGAGGGAGGGAAGGAAAGCACTTCATCTAAAGACATCACCCAAACCCACCTTACTCCTCAGCCAGTTTCTGGACTCCAGGTTCCCGTCCCAATTAAtgctgctgcagccacagtACCCAATGGCACCGTCCTTTTACGCAGCCCGGCCCAAACTCTGGTGCTCGTGTCCCCGACACCATCCTCCCTGCCCACCGCTGACACCACCGCTAATCCCCTGCAGGCCCTGTCAGTTACCGTCAGCACAACCCTCACAGCTCCCGCTCCAAGTAGTACGGACAGCTGTGGGGAACAAGAGGAGAACAGGGGCACGGGGTTTGGTGGTGAGGTCCAGCAGCCAGTTCCCTGTCACCCCTCCCCTACTGCTCTGCTGCCCCTGATCCTGCCAGCGGAAAGTCTTCACCCCGTCCCACGAAAGGACATCATCATGGGACGTCCAGGCACAG TGTGGACCAATGTAGAGCCCCGGTCAGTTCCAGTCTTCCCTTGGCATTCATTGGTCCCCTTTCTGGCACCCACCCAGTCAGATGCTACTTCTCAGCCAGGAGAGGGCCAGCACCCAGTCAACCACCCCCAAGCAGCCAGTCTGAAGACAG aGTGTCAGGGGGTGGCAGCGCTGCCACAGGAGCCTGCAGAGGCACCTCCCACTGTAGAGAGAGGTCCCCCATCAAGGCCTCCCCCTGCCTCAGATGAGCCGCctccagagaaagagaaaggagatacagagagggagaggcctgacAGTGAAACTGAGAGTGATGTTGATGACCC CTTCCTTCCAGGAGTCGTACCAGAGCAGCCTCTCTCTACATCACCAGTAAAGAGACGTACTCAGTCCCTCAGTGCGCTGCCCAAAGATGGAGACAAGAGCAGCCCTGGAAag AGAGAGAAGGACCACATCAGGCGACCAATGAATGCCTTTATGATTTTCAGTAAGCGCCATCGAGCATTGGTGCACCAGCGGCACCCAAACCAGGACAACAGGACAGTCAGCAAGATTCTTGGGGAGTGGTGGTACGCTCTGGGAcctaaagagaaacagaaatacCATGATCTGGCATTCCAG GTGAAAGAGGCCCACTTCAAGGCCCACCCAGACTGGAAGTGGTgcaacaaagacagaaagaagtCCAGCTCTGATAGTCGTGGGGTACCAGGGAGCAAAGATATCAGAGAGCGGAGCATGTCTGAATCCACAG AGCCCCATTCTGTGGAGCTGAAGGGTGTTGGTACAGGGCTGGTGGGCGTGTCTGAGAGGAGTACAGGAGAGGGGCATGCGAGCCAGCTTACCCGCCCCAGAGCCTTCTCTCAAAGTGCCGTCCACAGCCTGGAGCGGAGTGACAGGGGTAATACGCAAGCCCTTGCAGAACTGGCACAg ATGTGTGGGGATGGTGGCAATCAGTTCTCGAGTCATGCCCCTCCCTTGGCACAGTCTCAGCGTGGGGTCAGCGAGGACATGACCAGTGATGAGGAGCGCATGGTCATCTGTGAGGAGGAGGGAGATGATGACGTCATTG AGGACCCTTATCCCAGCAGCGCCATAGATCTGAAGTGTAAAGAGCGTGTCACTGACAGTGATAGTGAGAACGGTTCAGGTGATGAAAGTGATCGAAAG AGAGTTTTTGCTCCAGTCATCTGCTCTtctgcttcctcctcttcctcacaccATACTCCTCACGGCAGGAgtgtctctctgtcctcttaCCCCACCAGCAAGCGTTATGATGAGGGGAGATCTGGAGGGGGAGGGTTTTCAGACCACAGGAGGaaggaaagaggagagggagagggtaAGAACACATTTGGAGGTGAGGAAGGCGGAAATGGGCAagccccttctctctctctcgcttctGGCCAGTCAGTCATGTCCACTTCTCCAGCCGGAGGGCCTCCTTCCTCGTCAGTAAGTTCACTGGGCGCAAACCCACTCCTGAGGGTAGCCTCCACGGTGGTGACCAATGTAATGCGTCCTGTTATCAGCACACCACTCCCTATTGCCAGCAAACCTAGAGATGGAGGCACTTCATCCAGCCCTCATCCATCAGAAAGGAAGTCCCTGGCTCCCCAGCATCAGCCACAACTCCTGATTGGTTCAGGATCAGGAAGTGGGGCCACAGCCACAGGGGGTGGGTACTACTCTTCATCATCACCCAATCCTATAGGTGCAGGTGTGGGCCCAGGTGGTGTAGTGACTAATTTGGTGTTAGGAGGGACTTTGCCTCCCCAACCCTCTGTACAGCTTATCACCCCCTCCCCACAGCCCCAGCCATCCCAGCAGCAGGCTCTGCCACCCACTGCTGTCTCAGCTCAACATAGCCAAACCAACGGGCCCCTGCCTCTTCCACTGCTTCAGCCCCAGTTCCTTCCTGCTTCCTCCCTGGCACCCCCTGGGAGTAAGGCCATCACTCAAGTTCAGTACATTCTGCCCACCCTACCTGCCAACACCAACCCCAAAAGTCCACCTCAGCAGCTCAGCCAGCCAACCAGTGTCTTCAACCTGCCCACAGCTCCACCGACACATGTGTCCTTGGCCAATGGAAAGCAGCAGGGCGGAAGTCCGCTGGCGGGATATACGTCCAGCCCGGCAGTGGGAGTGGTCAGCCCAGGAACTAGAG TGCAAGCACAGTCTCCGGCGCTCCAGGGTAAAATGCTTGTTCCCATGGCAACAGTGCGGACTGCACCAGCCCCTGCCCAGCAGTTTCCGATTGTGGCTCCACCTCTTCCTGTCCAGAATGGAGCTCAGTCAGGAAGCAAG atctTCCAGCTAGCTCACATGCCAGTTGTCCAGTCCCAACTGCCTCAGGGTGGAGCAATACATCCTGCCAGCCCCTTCCCCGTAACAGTGGGCACAGCTGCTGTGGTAGCGCCAGGATCAGCCCCCTCCCAGGCTGTTCTGCTCCCGCCAGCACCTACAAG GATCACCTATGTCCAGTCAACTCCAGGGGTCCCATCCACCCTGCCGCTAGTCTCCACTACAACAGGTTCCTCCCCTTCACAGCAAGCTCTGCCAGTCCCCGGATCTGCATACGTACCCTCGCCCCATGTAACACTTGGGTTCACAGCCATCGCCCCACCTGGACAGACACTGGTACAACCACTGATTGCAG GAAGTACACCAGGCACACCCAAGCTCACTCTGCTTCCAGTCAGGATCCCACAGAAAGTGAAGGCAACAGTGGCGACCATTCCTGTTGGCAGCTATGAAGGAGGAGGCcgagggaaggagagagagcgtgacaaagacagggagagagagagggagcgagaaAAGGAGCGGGAAAGGGAAGCTGCAGCCAACAGCCATTTTGCCTTTGATCCCGAGCCGGCGGGGCAGACCGCGTCTCCATCAGCACATCCCACCGAGGAGCCGGCATCCTCTGACAGACCGCTGGAGGGCTCCAGTGCTTCAGACTCCTCTGACTCAAGGAACAAGGAAAGCACAACCACCAAAGAG GCTGGGTGGAAGGagtctctcccttcctctcctctccccccTCCATCAGCCACAGAGCCTGCCCTGCCACCCCCACAGACTGACAAAGATTGTCCTACACCCAAAAAAGTCAAAGCCCGCCCACCGCCTCTAAAGAAGACCTTTGACTCCGTTGACAA gaCTGGAAGGGTGCTGTCAGAGGTGTATTTTGAGGAGCGATTTGCTGAGCTGCCCGAGTTTCGGCCCGAGGAGGTTTTGCCGTCACCTACTCTGCAGAGCCTGGCCACTTCACCTCGTGCCATTCTAGGCAGCTATCGCCGCAAGAGGAAGAACTCAACAG ATTTGGACTCAGCTACAGATGAGCAAATCTCGCCGAAGAGAAAGAGTCGGCGGCGTTCCAGCTGCAGCTCCGAGCCCAACACGCCTAAAAGTGCCGCTAAATGCGAGGGGGACATCTTCACCTTTGACAGAGCGG TTTCTTTCCCAGCACCAGATGGAGAAGACatcctgactgaactggagttTGATAAGGTGCCGTACACCTCCCTACGACGAACACTGGACCAGAGGAGAGCGCTGGTTATGCAGCTGTTCCAGGAGCAGGGCTTCTTCCCATCAG CTCAGGCCACTGCAGCCTTCCAGACAAGATACTCCGATATATTCCCCACCAAGgtgtgtctgcagctgaagATAAGAGAGGTGCGGCAGAAGATCATGCAGACAGCTACTCCTTCTGATGCCTCTGGTTTAGgcatctcagactctgccaGCTCCATCCCTGGACCTTCCGGCTCCCAGTCAGGGGAAGGATCTGGGAGAGCGGGTGGAGACCCACAGGATGAAGAAGCAGAACACGGAACAGAAGCGAGCCTGGAGGATCCTCGTGATTCACAGGATTCTTCTAGATGA